The Monodelphis domestica isolate mMonDom1 chromosome 5, mMonDom1.pri, whole genome shotgun sequence DNA segment CCCACAGCAGACACCTAAGTGAAGCATGCTGCACCGAGTCGTCCAGTTCCCTCATCATCATGCACCAAAACCCAAAACCGTGCCTCGGAGGTACTGCCCCCCGCTGGAGCCTCCTTACATTGAGTTCTCCCCCTCCAGATGTAGCAGGGCTATGTCAGGCAGGTCGTGAGCATCCAGGAGTGGCCCGTCCCCCTCCAGCAGACAAGCACAGGGGTTCTCCGAGCTCTCAAAGCGATTAGTGGGTGTGGCCGGGCCGGgcacttccttcccttcctcctccagaTCCTGCGAGCCACAGCCCCACTCCTTGGGAAGGGAGATGTCAGGAACTCCGGGCGAGCCCCGGTCGCTCCCTTCGGGGCCACTGACCGCGCCCAGGCCCTGGCGGGGCGCGGTGGTCATGATCTGGCACATGGAGACTATGGCCCGCTGGTTGGCGCACACGTCGTCGGAAAGCACCTGGATGTGCGAGGCCTGCTCGTCCAGGGCCCCCCGCATGGCCCTCACGTCCTCGAACAGGGCCTGCAGCTGGGCCTTCAGGTGTTCCATCAGGTCCTTCATGCCGCCGTTGTATTCGCCCGAGATCACGTCCCCCACCGCGGGCACAGCGGACACCTCCAGGGGGCCCGGGAGGTCACCGTCCTTGGTCAGGATCTCCAGCGGTCCCTCCTCCATTGACTCGGCGGCAGCGGTGGTGGCTGCAGCAGCGGGTCCAGTCCAGCCCCCCGGGCTGGGGGGAGCGAGGGGAGCAGGGGCTCCTGCAGGTGGAGAGGAGTCGGGGTATCAGTGGGGCCGCAGGGAGCGTACCTGGGACGTGGGAGCTCTGGGCTCAGCTCCCGGCAACCCTAACAGATGCACCGGCCCAGTGCCAGGAGCCGCAAACGCAAAGCCCACCCCTGGCCTTACAGGAACGTGCCCGGCAGTGCTGGGGCTGGAGCCGAGGCTCTGGGTCCAAGGGCTACTTCCCCGCCGCCATTAACTGGCAGCACCGGCAGTAGAGAGGCGAAGAGGGGCGGGTCTCCCAGCCGCGCCTCAGATGCTCCTCTGTTTCCAAGGCGACGCACGGCACGTAGATGACGTGAGTCTCCATGGCAACTAGGAAAGGAGGaccagaaagagaggagaaaaaaaaggagagagcgAGAGATGGGAGGGAAGCGGGGATATACCCAAGATGATGGTGGAGGACCGCAATCTGCCCCCAGAGCCAAGGTTTAGGTTTGAAGAGTGGGGGAGTTGTACCTGTTCCTCTGACTTAGGAGTTAGAAAGAAAGTGGATGAACAAAATTAATGTGCATTGGGAAGGAGACTGAAGTTTGCAGCAGAAAACCCCACAGCAGCAGAGCTGTGGTTCCCTCTTgagaatggggggtggggtggaaagggggggggaagagggagagggagagagagagagagagagagagagagagagagagagagagagagagagagagagagagagagagagagagagagagagattccttgGATATTATGGGAAAACACACACATTCATAAATATTGGCTCCCCTTGAGAATCACCCTGAGCCAGGTTTCCCCTCCCTTCAGATTGATTAACTAGAGCCAGACCCCACTCCACTCTCCTCTCTTCCAGTCTCTAGAGAGTTCTGGAGCCCTCAAGTACTCTATGGATGGGAACACTCCTTCCAAAAAAAGGAGGAGATATTGctgtctctcccacactgttgtAAGCATAGAATCTGAGAAAGGTTAGGTACTTCCTAGATTATTGTAGTTGCAAACCTACAATCCAGTCTTTCCACAACACCTAGCAAAGTATTTTGTCCATATTATGCACTTTGTATGTGTTCTttgagggcatctaggtggcacagtggataggccaggcctgaagtcagcaGACTTATCATCCTAAACTAAAATCTGGGTCTGACTCAGACGTTTACTAGCTATatgcccttgggcaaatcacttaatactgcttgtctcagtttcctcatttgtaaaattaactggggaaggaaatggtaaaactgCTCCTGTTTCTGCTAAGGAAACCTCAACTGAGGTTTACatctcacaaagagttgggcatgactgaaaatgcctgaacaataacaaatgttctttccttgtcttttctAATCCATGGGAACGAAAGAAAACAAAGCTACAACTAGAAACAATACAGCCTATTCTTGGGATAGGGGCAGCTTGGTTatctatataaaatgatatattacaATAAATCAGGGGAGGTAagcaatttagatcttataacttcagaaaacttatgtagaaaattGCTATTATATGgaactggtaaaataaaatattttttaaaataatatgtaaccCTGGATTAGGTCACAGGGAACAATGACTGAGCATACCTAGTTGTTGTTTAACATTCCAAAGGAAGGACCAGTATACTAAGAAAACTTTCTTGTCTCATTCTCTTACTGAGAACTACCCATTCTTTAAATCTCTGTTCTGTCTTTTCTCAccactgaataataataacagcaatattttcaTTGCTCTTTAAAGAGTTCTAAAGCATGAGTTTATTCTCCCCAATGAGGATTAGTcaatctccttttaaaaaaatgtggttCTCAGGACTAAATCATATCCCACatatgatattttattctttcctgtTAGACTGATTCTCTTATGTCACCAATgtcacccaaggtcacaaagtcagtGAACtgaagaattcaattcaattaatttgTTATTAATTGTTTAAAGTCAGTGTAGCTTAATCCATTGGATTACTACAGGGAACTACTATAGCCCTGTGCTGTTTAACATTAGTTAGGGGAACAGTTaattggttcagtggatagaaagcaaggcctagagataaaggttctaggttcaaatttgacctcaagcatttcctagctgtgtgaccctgggcaagtcatttaacccccattcttctgccttggaaccaatacacagcattgattctaagatggaaattaagggtttagaagaaaaacaaaacattagatGGCAAGATCATCAGATTTCCCTATGgcaactttgctactagtagtaatgcaacaagtcaggacattcctgaaggacttatgggaaaaaatgctaatgacattgagagaaagaactatggaagtagaaatgcaaaagaaaaacatatggcatcacttatcacatgtatatatgggtatgtgatttggggtttaggctttaaatgTTTACTCttcagcaaaaatgaataatatggaaataggtattgttATAGGGAatttaggaaaagggaaagggttatacaaagggaaaaagcacacttaaataaattagtttattaacaaagaaagggatgatagggaaggaaaaggggaaaggtttgCATCTGACTATTTGCCCCAAGATATTTAACCCACTAATTTCCTAAGCTTAACCTGTCTAACTAACTCAACTAAAGATTTCTAAGGAtaagtccaacagggaacccagaatctcacatacaaagtccttggtgggtcagatAACAGGAATCTAGCTGTTGAGTCCTCAGAtgttccaggaaagagagagaaaggctccTCCAAAATCACTCTGTCCACAAGAATGTATGAGGATCTTCTCAATCCTTTTGATCTTATTCTAATGCAGACACCTTACAAGATGAAGTTATCCAGGGAGAGTCCAGATCCACACCCTTCAGGCTTGACCTTCTGCTCCAGACAGCCAGTTGGAAACCTGTCCCTTCAACAGCTTAGAACTCTCACCCAGTCAGCTCTTGGAGAATTCTGAGGCTTGAGGGCTATCAATCAATTCTGTGCACTTTGTAACTTCTCTCACTACAGTCttccctttgcacaaagcctaaattgtgttgaaaacactattttggcatttgtgtacTACTAACTTACTTACATATTACTTAAACTAACATATCTGCCAAAAATAACAATCTACATTCAACTATCTtaatctaatactatcctattctagggattttatcaaggaaaggaaaaaaggaaattgaacaattacaaatttcaaacacagatcaaacatatgcaaaagcacaacTAGCAGATAACacgaaaagcaaaaaaataagcACATCAtttaagggaagagaggagggaaagaaaatgaatcatgcaaacatgggaaaatatcaaaaaaataaaaataaaataaaataagatttccCCATGGCATAAAGCTTTGGAATGATGACTAACCCACTGAATGCTAGTCAGAATCTAAAACTACTTTGGCAGGCTAGAATACTGAACTAAATCTaacaagatgaaattcaatagagataaatgtaaatttttacacgtgtgtacaaaaaatcaacttcacaagcaCAAAATGGTGGAAGCATGGTTAGATAGCAATTTATCTGTAAAAAATAGGGgaattttagtggactgcaaactCAATAAAAGTCAGCAAAGTGATGTGGTGGCTAGAGAAGCTAATATGGTCTTGGGCTGTGTTAGGAAGGGCACAGcttacagaaaaaagaaagtgaactgtACTCTTTCCCTGTCAGACCTCATCTGGAGtattttgttcagttctgggcacctcATTCTAAGAGGGCCATTGAAAGGCTGTAGGTTCCtcatatccatcagattggcaaatctGACAAAAGAAGACAACTACAAATGTTGATGGAAATTATAGAAGGATGGGACACCAGCACCCTGTCCAGGTTTGATACTGGGAAGAAACAAGGGATTCCTAAGTAACTGAATAATTAACAAAAGGTTTACACAACCATAACATAACAATGAGAATGATTTGAACAATGAGCAATAACTAATAACTACCATTGTACTCTCCCAGAGAAGAGTAACTTAAGGATCAAAACAGGAAACATTTCATAGGAATGCTGAACCAGTACTTCATCTTTTACTTGACTCTTGTTATAAGGAATTTTGTAATTTCACTGTCTCATTAGGAGCAGAAGTTTTAGGTCAGAGGAAGGTTTTTAATTTATACACAGTCTCCTTAAGAGACAGCAACAGACAACTCTCgacctctgtctctttaagagacaATAGCAGACAGAATTgaactctgtctctttaagagaaaaCCATAAAACTGGGAAAAACGTCAGTTAAGGGGATTCCATTTTGCTCTGGTATTGGTCTGAGAGGAGTTTGAAGGTGCTGGGTCAGTTTTCTCTCTATCAAGAGAAACTGGCAGGTTAGGTTCGGGAGCTGGATCTGTGATACTAGATTGAGAAAAAGTCTGTTACTGAGGGGGCtgctgtttttttctcatagctCTAACAGCTGCTGCACTGTCTGTGTCAACTGTGACAGGCAGGTTCTCCACTTTCAGTTAGCAGTTTGTTACTTACTGATAAAGGTTCATCAACTAGTAAGGTTAGttagatagagaatattattttAGATTAGTGAGAGTAAGTTTAAGGAGGTCTTCTCTGGCAGACaagaagaacctgaaaagaaAGCAGTTAGATTGGAGGGCGGAGGGGAAGGGCAGTTAGATATTTTTAGTATAAGATTTAGATTTATAGACATAGGATAAGGATAAGAGATTTCCTATCCTATTTTCCTAACTCCTATTTCCTAACCCTACTATCCTGATAATAAATAGTCATCAGTTATGTACCAAACTGCTTCCAGCCTTCTATCTACCGCCTACAAATAGTTTTACCAATAGCAGCTTTAGTTTGACCATAACAGCTTGGCCataatatttattagctataacaCTCTGAACTGTATCTTTTTAAGTCCATGTCTTTTGGCCtgcaagggctaggtgatggacttctctccAGTCAGTAGTCATTCTCTTCAATGCATAAGCTTTTTTATTGCCAGTAAAGCCCTACTTCCTGCAGGACATTACCTCTCAAACTCACAATGTTATTTATGAGGTTAGAAACATTCCTCTCAGTCACTAATGTCCTGGAAAGAAATATGAAGCAGAAGAGGTTGATAGAGTTTTGAGATCTATTGTCAAGTTTCTCTAGATCTACACACGTACTGGCTGACATTTCTGGTGGCCTTGGTGTCCTCCTCCCCTATCTTTCAAAGGAAGtctcaaagagagagaaaaaaaagaactagaatatgGAGTTAGGCTTTTACATCtaacaagagaaaaaggaaagaagaaaattaaataattagcataaaaaatgaaaagggtgacctcatcgccaatgaagaggaaattaatcattagcagctattttgcccaattatatgctaaTCAATCtgacaaaatgaaatgaattaatattttcaaaaatataaattgcccagattaacaaaagacaAAGTAGaatacttaataattctgtctcagataaagaaattgaacaaaccactaattaactccataagaaaaaatcctcagggctctatggattcataagtgaattctatcaaatatttaaaaacaattaatcccaataccatattATTTGGGGAAATAGGCAGAAAAGGAATCCTGCCAcattctttttatgacaaaaaatatggtactattacctaagccaggaagagtaaaaacaaggaaagaaaactaaaagtcaatttcattaatgaatatagatgcaaaaacaaaacaaaacaaaaacaaaaacaaaaaaacactagaaaagagACTATAACAATACATCACAAAGATCATTCACTAGGaacaagtgggatttataccaggaatgcagggttggtttagtattaggaaaaactatcagcataattcaCCATAGTagtaatcaaactaacagaaatcacatgattatctcaatagatgcaggaaaaacctttgacaaaatacaacacccattcctactaaaaacactagaaagcataggaatagaagggtcgttccatAAAATGATAAGTAGATTCTAcataaaactatcaacaagcatcatccgcaatggggataagttagaagccttcccgataagatcagaagtgaagcaagaatgcccattatcactattattatttaatattgtatttgaaatgctagctttagcaataagaaaaagagaaattgaagaaattaatgtAGGTAATGAGGAATCTAAACTATCACTTTTCAAAGATGATATGgcagtatacttagagaatcctacaGAATgtaataagaaagagagggttaGAGCAAGTTGCAGAGGCATGAGATTaacagggagagaattctagaatggGGAAGTAAGGGAGAGACAGGTAACTGAGGTTTAggggtctttctctggttttgacctgGAGAGACAGGCTGCTTTTCCTTAGTGGCTGATACAACCCTATACTACCCTCAATTCCCTAAACTGTTTTGCTGTCCGGCTCCCCTAACTGCTCTGCTACTCTGCTGCCCTGCCTGCTTTGCTGATAGTTTTTATCTACTGCAGATCttggtgatcctgaacaatcagACATCTGATTGTGAGACCAGGATCTAGGACCTTCCCTGAACCCTTTCAGGTTACACAGATCCTTTCCTTAAAACCAGCTAGGGTGGGGTTTAGTTTAATTTAGCCAAGATCAGGAACTAGGGATTTAAGAAGTTAGGGAGGACCTAGAGTGGGGAAAAATCACTCTGAAGAAATATCTGTGAAGAGATATTAGATCCTAGGTTATTAGTTAGGAAATTAACTATAGGTTATCCCATACCCTTCtaccttatttcttttattaaacctaCTTCCCATTTTATTTGAGTGGTCTGTGTGTGCCATCTTAGAGTCAGGTTCTGTCTGACTGGGTTTGTTGACCTTCCCAAACCTGTAATCTTCTGATACTGGCTCAAACCTATCCATCTTGTCCCATACCCTAAATCACCCTCCTaacaagaatcaactaaaaaactaattgaagtaattaataactttagcaaagttgcaggaacaaaataaacccacataaatcatcagtgtttctctatatttccaacaaagtccaccagcaagagttaaaaagagaaattccatttaaaatcactctaaatataaaatacctggaaatctacttgccaaggcaaacacaggaattatatgaacacaattacaaaacactttatacaaataaaaccagatctaaacaactggaaaaatattaattgctcaagggtaggccgagctaatataataagaatgacaattctatctaaattattttactaattcagtgccataccaatcaaatgattatttcatagaattagaaaatataataataaaattcatctggaagaatacatggtcaagaatatcaaagaaattaatgaaattaagaaattaatgaaattaaagaaattaatgaaaaaatattaaggaaggtggcctagggtaccagatctcaaactgtaccataaagcagtaatcatcaaaacacaatatacaggggtaaatgaccttagcaacctagtatTTCATAAATCCAAATACCTCaccttttggaataagaactcactgtttaacaaaaactgctggggaaattggaaaacaatatggcagaaactaggtatagtcCAATATCtcataccaagataaagtcataATAGgtatgtgatttagacataaagggtgataccataagtaaattaggggaatatagaataatttatctagcagatctttggagaagtgaagaatttatgaccaaataagagggAGAGCATTGTAAGATatattgactatattaaattaaaaatcttttgtacaaacaaaaccaatataacaaagactagaagggaaacaacaaatcttTATGACAAATTCCTCTGATAAATGTCTAACTTCTCAAATTCAGAGAGAACTTTTATTGATGATATTGATCCTGTTATTGATTTAGATAGCTGATTATAGGCTTGAACCTGTTAGGGTCACCTAGTGGTAGATGGTGTATGAAGCTGCTGGACACAGTTTAATCCAATACCTATTTAGTATTCACTatcaggagaggacaggacaggattAAAGGAGGTATGAAGTAAGATAGGAAAATTCTTA contains these protein-coding regions:
- the CCDC184 gene encoding coiled-coil domain-containing protein 184 isoform X1, giving the protein MEEGPLEILTKDGDLPGPLEVSAVPAVGDVISGEYNGGMKDLMEHLKAQLQALFEDVRAMRGALDEQASHIQVLSDDVCANQRAIVSMCQIMTTAPRQGLGAVSGPEGSDRGSPGVPDISLPKEWGCGSQDLEEEGKEVPGPATPTNRFESSENPCACLLEGDGPLLDAHDLPDIALLHLEGENSM
- the CCDC184 gene encoding coiled-coil domain-containing protein 184 isoform X2, with the protein product MEEGPLEILTKDGDLPGPLEVSAVPAVGDVISGEYNGGMKDLMEHLKAQLQALFEDVRAMRGALDEQASHIQVLSDDVCANQRAIVSMCQIMTTAPRQGLGAVSGPEGSDRGSPGVPDISLPKEWGCGSQDLEEEGKEVPGPATPTNRFESSENPCACLLEGDGPLLDAHDLPDIALLHLEGENSM